Proteins encoded in a region of the Lepeophtheirus salmonis chromosome 6, UVic_Lsal_1.4, whole genome shotgun sequence genome:
- the LOC121119739 gene encoding uncharacterized protein isoform X2 has protein sequence MESSSEHLDSFHTERTCSECGGNFMTKKAFDTHQHKKIPIGETTTNTKSDHDSPEKPSHNNGGGNDAVVVKPEDNDGKSSKTNSKDLNIESNDKIEETTKPSEKKDLSSIKGPFIFECTECQESFPTQFHLSTHIRDSHLIPQCSLPPKKRSSPLKNWSPKRDGKDEKESRKQTPPLTSTFQQQDPGEEEEIEEPYETSLGNDPKLESNIDSLEKTEEVPTKEEQSPRKRKKKTDLLPISDDVQPEAIPPRRNRARKNYTDIDLYLDESEEEAILQKILKQTSRLRRGKKSKNEHSVNNISVTKSDNESINESTNDSLHNRDSLSSTRGKRRGRCKKV, from the coding sequence GAACATTTGGATTCGTTTCATACTGAGCGTACATGCTCTGAATGCGGAGGTAATTTTATGACAAAGAAGGCGTTTGACACTcaccaacacaaaaaaatacccATTGGAGAAACTACAACAAATACTAAATCAGATCATGATTCACCAGAGAAACCATCTCACAATAATGGTGGTGGTAATGATGCTGTGGTAGTAAAACCAGAAGATAATGACGGAAAGTCATCAAAAACAAATTCCaaagatttaaatattgaatccaATGACAAAATAGAAGAAACGACGAAACCTtctgaaaaaaaggatttatcatCCATTAAAGGTCCATTCATATTTGAATGTACCGAATGTCAAGAGAGCTTTCCCACTCAATTTCATTTGTCAACACATATACGAGATTCTCACTTAATTCCACAGTGTTCATTACCACCCAAAAAACGCTCCAGCCCTCTCAAGAACTGGTCCCCAAAAAGGGATGGTAAAGACGAGAAAGAGTCACGCAAGCAAACACCACCTTTAACTTCCACGTTTCAACAACAAGATCCGGGTGAGGAAGAGGAGATCGAAGAACCTTATGAGACGTCTCTAGGAAACGATCCAAAACTCGAAAGTAATATAGACTCTCTGGAAAAGACAGAGGAGGTGCCAACAAAAGAAGAACAATCCCCTAGGaaacgaaagaaaaaaacagaccTACTTCCCATATCAGATGATGTACAACCTGAAGCAATTCCACCCAGAAGGAACCGGGCGCGGAAAAACTACACTGATATAGATCTGTATTTAGATGAATCTGAAGAGGAAgctattcttcaaaaaatattgaagcaGACCTCTCGTCTACGACGCGGtaaaaagtctaaaaatgaACATTCTGTAAATAATATCTCCGTAACAAAATCCGACAACGAAAGTATTAACGAAAGCACAAATGATTCTTTGCACAATAGGGATTCATTATCATCGACAAGGGGTAAACGGCGTGGCCGCTGTAAAAAGGTCTGA